A window from Oreochromis aureus strain Israel breed Guangdong linkage group 16, ZZ_aureus, whole genome shotgun sequence encodes these proteins:
- the pou2f1b gene encoding POU domain, class 2, transcription factor 1b isoform X5 encodes MADGGAASQDESSGADAKVNNQSETTKCAMESGDGNTGIQTNGLDFQRQTVPTTSAITNAHAQALLQQLSPMQQQLFLQQAQVQLLAAAVQHSANQQNSTTGDNISASAATPITQLPLSQPIQIAPSLQQQNLSLPQFVLVQPGHHIATPLQPQFIISQAPQAQQGMSLLTQLPQSQPNLLPTQPSITLATQPATPTRTTATTPIQSLPHSQTPPKRLDTPTLEEPSDLEELEQFAKTFKQRRIKLGFTQGDVGLAMGKLYGNDFSQTTISRFEALNLSFKNMCKLKPLLEKWLNDAENLTSDQSLSSPSALGSQGMGIEGINRRRKKRTSIETNIRVALEKSFLENQKPTSEEITMIADQLNMEKEVIRVWFCNRRQKEKRINPPSSGNSGGGNTPIKSIFTPSSPLVASTASLDSSPTITTPTTLTVNPVMPLTNTSIANLSFTGTTVGATNTASVISTAPVVSTATSSPSLSTSQTSNQSTTTESKAGTQAQTIFTQAPSSIATSLGTGQVMVAAPGLSAALQGAASLPSASFAAMAAAAGLNPALMASSQFTQGGALLSLAPGGLGSALSPALMSNSTLATIQALASSGTIPITSLDGSNLLFANTSAGNTPNLVTTPLFLNPQNLSLLTSNPVSLVSTGAGGLQVTADGHHQASTAAVPVQASTITTAPKAQ; translated from the exons ATGGCGGACGGAGGAGCAGCGAGTCAAGATGAGAGTTCAGGAGCAG ATGCTAAAGTGAATAATCAGTCAGAAACTACTAAATGTGCAATGGAGAGTGGTGACGGGAACACCG gtATTCAAACCAATGGGTTGGATTTTCAGAGGCAGACGGTGCCCACCACAAGTGCAATCACTAATGCACATGCACAAGCCCTCCTCCAACAG TTGAGCCcaatgcagcagcagctgtttctcCAGCAGGCCCAAGTGCAGCTCCTGGCTGCTGCCGTGCAGCATTCTGCCAACCAGCAGAACAGCACCACCGGGGACAACATCTCAGCCTCTGCAGCCACACCAATTACCCAGCTGCCCCTGTCACAGCCCATCCAGATTGCCCCT TCTTTACAACAGCAGAATCTAAGTCTGCCCCAGTTTGTCCTGGTTCAGCCTGGCCACCATATCGCCACGCCACTGCAGCCTCAGTTCATTATCTCACAGGCGCCGCAGGCCCAACAGG GCATGAGTCTTCTaactcaactacctcaaagcCAACCTAACCTCCTGCCGACTCAACCAAGCATCACCCTTGCAACTCAG CCTGCAACCCCAACCCGCACAACAGCAACCACACCTATTCAGTCCCTCCCACACAGTCAGACGCCACCCAAACGGTTGGATACTCCCACTCTGGAGGAACCTAGTGACCTTGAGGAGCTGGAGCAGTTTGCCAAGACTTTTAAACAGAGACGTATCAAACTGGGCTTTACGCAG GGGGATGTTGGCCTGGCCATGGGGAAGCTGTACGGAAACGACTTTAGCCAAACTACTATTTCTCGCTTTGAGGCCTTGAATCTGAGCTTTAAAAACATGTGCAAACTCAAGCCATTGCTGGAGAAGTGGCTCAATGATGCAG AGAACCTGACATCTGACCAGTCCCTGTCGAGCCCCAGTGCCCTGGGTTCCCAGGGCATGGGCATAGAGGGAATCAACCGCAGACGGAAGAAAAGAACCAGTATTGAGACCAACATTCGAGTGGCCTTAGAAAAGAGCTTTCTGGAG AACCAAAAACCTACCTCTGAAGAGATCACCATGATCGCTGACCAGCTCAACATGGAGAAGGAGGTGATTCGGGTCTGGTTCTGCAATCGACGACAGAAAGAGAAGAGGATTAATCCTCCCAGTAGTGGCAACAGTGGAGGAGGCAACACCCCTATCAAATCTATCTTCACCCCCAGCAGCCCTTTG GTGGCCAGCACAGCAAGCCTTGATAGCAGCCCAACTATTACCACACCCACCACTCTGACTGTAAACCCAGTGATGCCTCTCACCAACACCAGCATCGCCAATTTGTCTTTCACAG GCACGACAGTTGGAGccacaaacactgcatctgTCATCTCAACTGCGCCTGTGGTTTCCACGGCAACAAGCTCTCCGTCTTTAAGCACGTCCCAGACGAGTAATCAGTCCACGACCACGGAGAGCAAAGCTGGCACGCAGGCTCAAACCATTTTCACCCAGGCGCCTTCATCCATAGCTACCAGTTTAGGGACGGGTCAGGTGATGGTGGCAGCTCCGGGGCTTTCTGCCGCGCTACAGGGGGCCGCCTCGCTACCCAGTGCCAGTTTTGCAGCTATGGCTGCTGCTGCGGGGCTCAACCCAGCACTGATGGCATCTTCGCAGTTTACTCAAGG GGGTGCCCTCCTCAGTCTGGCTCCTGGCGGCCTGGGCAGTGCACTGAGCCCTGCTCTCATGAGCAACAGCACTCTGGCTACCATTCAAG CACTGGCATCGAGCGGCACAATCCCCATCACCTCTCTGGATGGCAGTAACCTGCTGTTCGCCAACACTTCTGCTGGTAACACCCCCAACCTGGTGACCACGCCGCTCTTCCTGAACCCCCAGAACCTGTCGCTGCTCACCAGCAACCCCGTCAGCCTGGTGTCGACCGGCGCGGGAGGGCTTCAGGTCACTGCCGACGGTCATCATCAAGCCAGCACGGCTGCTGTGCCTGTGCAAGCCTCGACCATTACCACTGCCCCCAAGGCTCAGTGA